A single Anatilimnocola floriformis DNA region contains:
- the folE gene encoding GTP cyclohydrolase I FolE, whose amino-acid sequence MDLPRIERAVREILAAVGEDPDREGLLETPARVSRMYAEMFAGLHQDPRVHLQKVFTEQYDEVVLVKDISFCSMCEHHLLPFTGVAHLAYVPNGKVLGLSKLARVVEMVARRPQVQERLTEEVANLLVEELGAKGVAVVVEASHSCMTIRGVKKPGSSCVTSAMKGLFRSNVSSRAEVMQLIYGSRR is encoded by the coding sequence ATGGACTTGCCGCGGATCGAACGGGCCGTGCGTGAGATTCTTGCTGCGGTCGGCGAAGACCCCGATCGTGAAGGACTGCTCGAAACCCCGGCCCGCGTCTCACGGATGTACGCCGAGATGTTTGCCGGCCTGCATCAGGATCCGCGTGTCCATTTGCAGAAGGTCTTTACCGAGCAATACGACGAAGTCGTGCTGGTGAAGGACATCAGCTTTTGCAGCATGTGCGAACATCACCTGCTGCCGTTTACCGGTGTGGCTCACCTGGCCTACGTGCCGAACGGCAAGGTGCTCGGTTTGAGCAAGCTGGCCCGCGTGGTCGAAATGGTTGCGCGGCGGCCGCAAGTGCAGGAACGGCTGACCGAAGAGGTCGCCAATTTGCTCGTCGAAGAACTCGGCGCCAAAGGCGTGGCCGTGGTCGTCGAAGCTTCGCACAGCTGCATGACGATTCGCGGCGTGAAGAAGCCCGGCAGTTCGTGCGTCACCTCGGCGATGAAGGGCTTGTTCCGGTCGAATGTCTCGAGCCGGGCGGAAGTGATGCAGCTGATTTACGGTTCGCGGCGGTAA
- a CDS encoding carbon-nitrogen hydrolase family protein yields the protein MNERRVFLTSVVAGSLAVANGAQAETKPASEPKKKTVKVAAVQCPSDLGDIEGNTRRLTKLVEKAAAEGAKFVVLPETAITGYLSQDLKTNWHIPGWPIEKEFGSKDPRPFAQTVPGPATEHFAALAKRLGIYLTIPFLEKLPKGTADDNPDNPKLYNTVCLASPKGEIVAHYRKLTPWPHPEQSWATDGDRGVQTFDTEYGRVGLAICYDIHEILEKYQKHKIWALLYPIAWVDEEHPADWFWHRLPERVKPFNHYVIGANWSVDQKPKNKWKGYGFSTILAPGGQVIATAKSLYGEEIVYAEIETA from the coding sequence ATGAACGAACGACGTGTTTTCTTGACGAGCGTGGTGGCCGGCAGCTTGGCGGTCGCCAACGGCGCGCAAGCCGAAACGAAACCTGCCTCCGAGCCAAAGAAAAAGACGGTGAAGGTCGCCGCGGTGCAATGCCCGAGCGATCTGGGCGACATCGAAGGAAACACGCGGCGGCTGACAAAGTTGGTCGAGAAGGCAGCTGCCGAGGGAGCGAAATTTGTCGTGCTCCCCGAGACCGCGATCACGGGCTATCTCTCGCAAGACCTCAAGACCAACTGGCACATTCCCGGTTGGCCGATCGAAAAGGAATTCGGCAGCAAAGATCCTCGGCCGTTCGCGCAGACCGTTCCCGGTCCGGCGACCGAGCATTTTGCCGCGCTCGCCAAACGGCTGGGCATTTATCTCACCATTCCGTTTCTCGAGAAACTGCCGAAGGGAACGGCTGACGACAACCCCGACAATCCGAAGCTCTACAACACCGTTTGTCTGGCCTCGCCGAAAGGGGAGATCGTCGCCCATTATCGCAAGCTCACTCCCTGGCCTCATCCCGAGCAATCGTGGGCCACCGACGGCGATCGGGGCGTGCAAACGTTCGACACCGAGTATGGCCGAGTCGGCCTGGCGATTTGTTACGACATTCACGAGATCCTGGAGAAGTATCAAAAGCACAAAATCTGGGCGCTCCTCTATCCGATCGCTTGGGTCGATGAAGAGCATCCCGCCGATTGGTTCTGGCACCGCTTGCCCGAGCGCGTGAAGCCCTTCAACCACTACGTGATCGGCGCCAACTGGAGCGTCGACCAAAAGCCGAAGAACAAATGGAAAGGCTACGGCTTCTCGACCATCCTCGCCCCCGGCGGCCAGGTGATCGCCACGGCGAAGAGCCTGTATGGCGAAGAGATTGTGTACGCGGAGATTGAAACCGCGTGA